In Tumebacillus amylolyticus, the genomic window CGCTTCAAGACCTCCCGCCCGCAGACGCGATCGTCTACGCGGTGCCGCATGCGTTTTACCGCGAACTGGGCTGGAACGGACTCTCGGGTCTGCTCAAGAACGGTCGCGGAATTCTCGTGGACATCAAGCATCAACTTCCTCCGCAGGACTGCCCGACCGGCGTCACGCTGTGGAGACTGTAGAGAGCGAGGGAGTTCAGATGACCCGTAAAGCCGCGTTCGTCGCGTCTGTCTACAGACACTTTGATTTGTTCCACGTGCCCGTCATGGAGATGTTGCAGCGCGAAGGCTACGAAGTTCACGCCTTTGCCGAGGACGACTATGCCAAAGTACGCCTCCAAGAGCGCGGCATCATCTGCCACGACATCCCGATTGCCCGCTCTCCGTTGAAGTGGTCGAACATCAGCGCCGCTCGGCTTTTGATCTCGCACTTCAAACGAGAGCAGTTCCAACTTCTCCACGTCCACACGCCGGTTGCGTCGATTCTGGGGAGAATCGCCGGCCGCGTGGCAAACGTGCCGGCCGTGTTGTATACGGCGCACGGATTTCACTTTTACAAGGGAGCACCTCTGCCGTTTTGGATGCTCTACTATCCGGTGGAGCGCGTGATGTCGTCGTGGACTGATGCGTTGATTACGATCAACCGCGAAGACTTCGACCGCGCGTCGAATGAATTCTCGGCCGACGAAGTTCTCTACGTACCGGGTGTCGGCGTGGACATCGAACGCTTCGCCCCGGAGAACACAAGCGTTGCGAAAGCCCGCATCCGTGCCGAGTTGAACATCGCCGAGGACGAGCACCTCGTCGTCTGCGTGGCCGAACTCAACGACAACAAAAACCAGATGCAACTGATCGAAGCACTGCCGCACCTGCCGTCTCACCTCAAAGTCCGCTGTCTGCTGGTCGGCGTGGGCGAGCACGACGTCCTTTTGAAAAAAAGAGCCGAGGAGCTCGGTGTCGCGGATTCTCTTCACCTGCTGGGATACCGGTTGGATGTGCCGGATTTGATTGCGGCGTCCGATGTCTGCACGTTGCTTTCGAAGCGCGAAGGGTTGCCCCGCTTTTTATTAGAAGCGATGGCGACGGGGCGTCCGATTCTCGCGACGAACATTCGCGGGAGCCGCGATCTCGTGCAGGACGGAGAGACGGGGTATCTGGTGCCGGTGGGAGATTCGTTGGCGACGGCGAACGCGTTGGAGAGGTTGCTCGCCGATGAGGAATTGCGGGGCGAGATGGGCCGTACGATTCGCGAGCGGGTCGCACCGTATCGAACGGAGAACGTCGTGCGGGAGTTGCAAGGCATCTACGCCGACGTGTTGCGCAAAAAGCAGAGCCACACCCAAGGGGAAGCAGCAGTGGGGAGAGGGGGACTTTCTTCATGAAGCGATTGTTTGATGTTTCGGTTGCACTTGCACTTTTACTTGTGTTCTTGCCTTTGATCTTGGTCTTGTTTGTACTGGTACGCGTGTTTTTGGGGAGCCCGGTACTTTTCACACAGGCGCGTCCGGGCTTGCACGGCAAAATTTTTAACGTGATGAAGTTTCGGACGATGACCGACAAGCGCGATGAGCAAGGCTACTTGTTGCCCGATGATGTCCGGTTGACTCCGTTTGGCAAATGGCTTCGCAATTGGAGCTTGGATGAACTCCCGCAGTTGTTCAACGTGCTCAGAGGCGACATTTCCTTGGTCGGCCCGCGACCGTTGCTGCCGGAATACTTGGAACTCTACACCCCGGAGCAAGCCCGCCGACACGACGTGCGTCCCGGCATCACGGGATGGGCGCAGGTGAACGGGCGCAACAACATCTCTTGGGAAGACAAGTTCTCGCTCGATGTTTGGTATGTGGACAACCGCTCGTTTTGGTTGGACATGAAGATTCTCTACATGACGGTCTTGCGCGTGGTTCGTCCCGTTGACATCAACCAAGACGGTCAAGCGACGGTTACGCGATTCACAGGCTCAACTGCGCCGACGGGTCGCCAGCATTCGAAGGGGCTGTAAGCATGGCGAATGTGATTCTGATCGGCATGGGCGGTCACAGCAAAGTGGTCGCCGACATCGCGCGACGGTGCGGGCATCGCGTCGTGGGATTTCTCGACGACCGCGAGCCTGCGGTGCCGAATCCGCTCTATCTGGGGCGGGTCGGACAGGCTGCCGAGTTTTGTCAAGGTGAAGATCGTCAACTGGTCATCGCGATCGGCGTGAACGAAGTGCGCCGCAAACTTGCAGAGTCGTTGGAACAGCAGGGGGGAATTCAATTCGCGACCCTGATCGATCCAAGCGTCATCCTCGGGTCGCACGTGGAGATTGGAGTCGGCACGGTCATCATGCCGGGCGCCATTCTCAACGCCGATGCGAAGGTCGGACGACATGCGATCGTCAACACGGCGGCGACGGTCGATCATGACTGCCGAATCGGCGACTATGCGCATCTGTCGCCGGGCGTCCATCTGGCGGGCACCGTGACGGTGGGCGAGGGCACGCACTTTGGAACGGGAGCTCTCGCGATTCCTGGCGTTCGCGTCGGATCGTGGGTGACGATCGGGGCCGGTGCGACGGTGATCGGCGAGATTCCGGATTCGACGACAGCGGTCGGGGTGCCGGCTGTGGTCAAGAAAGTCAAAAACAACATCTGAGGGTGGGGTACACATATGATTCCGTTGTCGGGACCTGATATTGGGGAACGTGAGAAAGAATTGGTGCTGGAAGTTTTGCAATCCGGTCACTTGGGCTTAGGTCCGAAAGCGGTCGAGTTCGAGCGCATGATGGCAGCGTACGCGGGGACGAAGTACGCGATTTCCTGCAACAGCGGGACGAGCGGTCTGCACATGCTGGTTCGTGCGATGGGCATTTCGGACGGAGATGAAGTCATCACGACTCCGTTCTCCTTCGTTGCTTCGTCGAACTGCGTGTTGTTCGAGCGTGCGAAGCCCGTTTTTGTCGACATTGACGAAGCGACGTACAACATGGACGTCTCGCAGATTGAAGCGAAGATCACGGAACGCACCAAGGCGATTTTGCCGGTTCATGTATTTGGTCAACCGGCGAACATGACGGAAATTCGCCGCATCGCCGACAAGTACAATCTGCGGATCATCGAGGACTCTTGTGAAGCAATCGGGGCCAAGTGGAAGGGCAAGTCGGCCGGTTCTCTGGGCGACGCGGGTGTCTTCGCTTTTTATCCGAACAAGCAACTGACGACCGGCGAGGGCGGAATCGTCGTCACCGATGACGAGGAGTTGGCCAACCTTTGCTTCTCGTTGCGCAACCAAGGTCGCGGTGAAAACGGTCTTTGGCTGGATCATGTTCGTCTGGGCTACAACTACCGCATGGACGAATTGAGTGCCGCGCTCGGCGTGGCGCAAATGGAACGTGTGGATGAAATTCTGAGCCGCCGTGCCAAAGTCGCGGATCTCTACTTTGAGAAATTGCGCGAGGTGCCGGGCATCATCTTGCCGCAGTCGGTGGCGGACGCCGACGTGTCGTGGTTCGTGTATGTCATTCGTTTCGCGGAGCATCTCAACCGCGATGAGATCATGGTTTCGCTGTCCAAGGAAGGCATCGGGTGCCGTCCGTACTTCACGCCGATCCACCTGCAACCGTTCTACAAGGAACAGTTCGGGTTCCAAGAAGGGGACTTCCCGGTAACGGAGCATGTCGCCAAAGGAACGCTTGCCATTCCGTTCTTCACCAACATGACGGAAGCGCAAGTCGACGGCGTCGTGGAAGCGTTGAAGAGACACGTACTTTAAGTAGATAGATATCGAAAGTCCCGTGTAGGGTGGGGGGGAGTCCGGACATGAGCTACAGAATGCGGTGGTGTCTGCTGGGGGTGTTGGACGCCTTTGTCGTATCAACCGTTATCGTATTGGTGTATTTCAACTTGCTTGATTTTTCGGTCGCGGAGTCGGATCACGAACTGCTGCGCAGTCTGCCGTATGTGTGCGGCTTGTACATTCTCGTCACGCTGGTAGCCTTCTCTGCGTTTGGAGTCTACCGAAAAATTTGGGAGTATGCCTCGATCGGGGAGTTCTACCTGCTGTTCTCGGCGACGACCGTCGTCGGAGCGGTGGTCTTTGCGATCAACAGCATCATCTCCAACTTGTGGGCACTCTACGTGGTGCCCCGTCCGATCTACCTGTTCATTTGGGTCTTGGCGACGATTGCCTTGCTTGGGATGCGCATCGGCTGGCGTCTGCTGCGCACGTCTTTGCTCAAAACAAACGAAGGCGACCGGATCTTGATCGTGGGGGCCGGCAGCGGTGGGGCGTTGTTGGCACGCGAATTGAAACAGGTTCACCATGTCAAGGGCCATCCGGTCGCGTTCATCGACGATGATCGTTCCAAACACGGCTTGCACGTCATGGGCGTGCCGGTCGTCGGCGACCGCCACTCGATTCCGGCGGTTGTGGAGAAGCGCAACATCCAGCAGATTATCATCGCGATGCCGTCTCTGCACTCGGAGGAGATCGCGAAGATCATCAACATCTGCCGCGAGACGTCGGCAAAAGTGAAGACCTTGCCGCGCATCTCCGACTTCCTGAGCGACAAAGCGCCGATTCACCAAGTGCGCGACATTCGCTTGGAGGACCTCTTGGGCCGCGAACCGGTCAAAGTCGATCTCGCCGGCATCGCGGAATACTTGCGCGGGCAAGTCGTGCTGGTCACCGGCGCGGGCGGCTCCATCGGGTCGGAGCTCTGCCGGCAGATCGTGAAGTTTGCTCCGGCGAAACTGCTCTTGCTCGGACATGGCGAGAATTCGATCTACGAGATCGAGTTGGAGCTGCGCAACAACCATCCCGAGATTCACCTGGAGACGTTGATCGCCGACATCCAAGACCGCAAGCGCATCGAGCAAGTGTTCCAAACGTTCGAACCCTCGGTCGTCTTCCATGCCGCCGCTCACAAGCACGTTCCGCTGATGGAGCGCAACCCGGCCGAAGCGATCAAGAACAACGTCCTCGGCACGCAAAATGTCGCCGAGTGCTCGCATCTGTTCGGCGTCTCGAAATTCGTCCTGATCTCGTCCGACAAAGCGGTCAACCCGACGTCGGTCATGGGCGTCACCAAGCGTGTCGCCGAGATGATCATCCAAAGCTTGGATCGTGTCAGCGACACGAAGTTCGTCGCCGTCCGCTTCGGCAACGTGTTGGGCAGCCGGGGGTCGGTCATCCCGATCTTCCAACGCCAGATTCGCGAGGGCGGCCCGGTCACCGTCACGCATCCGGAGATGGTGCGCTACTTCATGACGATTCCGGAAGCTTCGCAATTGGTCATCCAAGCGGGCGCTTTTGCCGAGGGCGGTGAGATTTTCATCCTCGACATGGGCCAGCCGGTCAAGATCGTCGATTTGGCACGCGCCGTCATCCAACTGTCCGGACTCAAGCCGGACGTCGACATCCCGGTGGAGTTCACAGGCATTCGTCCGGGTGAGAAACTGTTCGAAGAGCTGTTGATGAACGAGGAGGGCTTGAACCCGACCCGTCATGATCGGATCTTCTACGGCAATCCTGTCGACTTCGACGTACACAACCTGCACCAGCGCATGGAGCAGTTGAAGGAACTCTCCTTCGCGGAGAACGAACAGGAGCGCAACGATCTCTACATTCGCTACTACCTCGGCGTGTTGGTTCCGACCTACAAGTGTGACGCCGACAAGCGTGTGCAGATCGAACGCTTGATTCCCGAACTCATGAAATTATAAAAAAAAGAACCGGCCTCGCGAGAGGTCGGTTCTTCTTTTTCTATCTGCTTACTTCGTGATGACGTAGTCGATGTTGATGTTCGTGCCCAGAGCCGCCGCGTTCTTGGTGCCGGTGCGCACGATGGAGATCGTGTGATCGCCTGCAGCCAGTCCGCTTGCGGAGAACAAGATTTGCTTGTACAGGTTGGCGCTGTTGTAGTAGTCGATCGTGCCGACCTTCTGCCCGTCGATCATCACGTCTGCGATGCCCATGTACGCCGACTTGTAGCCGCCGACTTGGATCGAAGTGCCTTTGAACGTGAACGAAAGCGAGGCGTTTGCCGTTCCGGAGTACTTCGCTTTGCCGGACGAGAAAGCGGCGTTCGCGCCGTCCGACCAAGTGCCGGTGTAGGTGATGGCGGCGTTGTTTTCTTCGACTGTTGCGCCGCCCGTGATCGGGGCAGCCGGAGCAGTAGCAGCCGGAGCGGGAGTCGTGCCGCTCGATGCGGCGACCGTTTTCGTTTGCAGGTCTGCAATCGCGGTCTTGATCGAAGCGACATCCGCTTTCAGTGCCGCGATGGTCGCGTTGAGAGCGGCGACTTCTGCAGACGATTGCGAGCTGTTCGCGGTCGGAGTCGGTTCCGGGGTCGCCGGTGCGGCCGGAGCTGCGACGAGAGAATTCGCGCCGCCTTGGAGAGCGGTGACGCGAGCGTCGAGCGCGTTGATTTTGTCATTGAGCTTCGTTGCCACAGCTTCTGCCGTGATCTTGCCTGCCTCGATGGTAGCGTTCATCGTGGCAACCGACGCGCTCAGGGTGTCAACGGTCGCCAACTTGGATTTGTTGGTTTCGTTGTCGGCCGCCAGTTTCTCCAACTTCGCGGTATGATCGGCGAGAGTGCCGCCAAGCGACGTGAACTTGTCCGTGTTGACTTGGACTTGCGTTTGCAGAGCGGTGACCGAATCGGAGAGAGTTTTCACCGTGCCGGCAGCCGCTGCGTCGGCAGCCGCTAATTTTTCTAATTTCGCCGCGTGGTCGGTGATGCTTGCGCCAAGCGTTACGAATTTCTGTTCGTGTGCGTTCACTTGCGTTTGCAGAGCTGCGTTGTCCGCTTGCAATTTCGTGATCGTGACAGCCTGTGCGTTGACTTTGGTCGTCAACTCATCCACCGTTTTTTGCAAAGACGTGTTGTTCGTTTGCATGGAATTCACAGTGTTGGTCAACGCTTGTACAGAAGCGGCCAACGTTGCAATGTCCCCCGGTACTCCGTTGCTGTACTCGCTGTTCCCGTTCCCGGCAAATGCGTTCGTGCTGCCCGAGAACAGCAGGAACCCGCCGACGACGAACGAGGTCAGAGCCAGCATCCAACCTTTTTTCCTCATTCTGATTGCCCCCTAACAAGTTACTTCTCCCCATTCAAATTTTCCCAACAATATGTATTAAAGTCAAGCCAAAACTACGATTTAACTGACTATTTTTTGCTATGGTAATCATAAGACTGTTCATATGAATGCCAGTTGTGACGTATAAGGAAAGAGGGTACAATTTGGGAAGGACTGGGCAGACTACTTTTAAACAGTAGAAAAAAAGGAGAGAACCACATGTCGCACTTCCAACTGGATACAAAAGCAGCAGACAAATGGTTGAACGAAGGAGAACAAACGGACTGGGCACTCGAAGTGAAACGAGCTCATGAGACCGTCCACAACGGGACAGGCCGTGGCAGTGACTTCCTCGGCTGGGTCGAACCGCTGGACGTGGACGGCGAGATCGTCCAGAACGTCCTCGCCGCAGCCAAACGCATCCGCGCGAATTCGGATGTTCTGCTGGTGATCGGTATCGGCGGTTCGTATGCGGGCGCGCGTGCGGGCATCGAGATGTTGACCCACGCGTTCCGCAATCAATTTGCGGCAGAGCGTCAAGGCCCGGAAGTGTATTTCATCGGCCACAACTTGAGCGCGACGTACATAACCCAACTGTTCCAACTGATCGAAGGCAAGGACGTCTCCGTCAACGTGATCTCGAAGTCGGGGACGACCACCGAACCGGCGCTGGCGTTCCGACTCGTGCGCGACTGGATGGTGAACAAGTACGGAGTCAAAGCCGGCGAGCGCATCTACGCGACCACCGATGAGAAGAAAGGCGCGCTGCGCACGCTCTCCGACTCCGAAGGCTACACCACATTCGTCATCCCGGACGATGTCGGCGGCCGCTACTCCGTCCTGACGCCGGTCGGTCTGCTCCCGATGGCGGCGGCGGGCATCGACATCGAAGCGATGCTTCGAGGTGCGCACGAAGCCAAGGAAGTCTACTCCAACGGGAACCTCGCGGAGAACTCCTGCTACCAATACGCGGCCTACCGCAACGACCTCTACCGCAAGGGCAAAGGAATTGAACTGCTGGTCTCCTACGACCCGCGCTTCATCACGTTTGCCGAGTGGTGGAAACAGCTGTTCGGTGAATCGGAAGGCAAGGAACACAAGGGCATCTACCCGGCGTCCGTGCAATTCACCACCGACCTGCACTCGATGGGCCAATACATCCAAGAAGGCCCGCGCCACCTGTTTGAAACGGTGCTGTGGGTAGACGAAGCGGGTCACGATGAACTGAAAGTTCCGCACCAAGAGGGCGACCTCGACGGCTTGAACTACCTGACGGGCAAATCGGTGAACTTCGTGAACCAACAAGCGATGCTCGGGACGCTCGAAGCGCACCAAGACGGCGAAGTGCCGAACTTCGTCCTGCACATCCCGGAACTCACCGCCCACAACGTCGGCCACCTGTTCTATTTCTTTGAAAAAGCCTGCGCAATCTCCGGCTACTTGCTCGACGTCAACCCGTTCGACCAACCGGGCGTCGAAGCGTACAAGAAAAACATGTTCCGCCTGCTCGGAAAACCTTCGAAGTAGGACGTCCCTTTTTTCAGAAAAAGAGACCTCGACCGCACGGGCGGAGAGGTCTTTTTTTGCTTCCCAATTGCGGAGGTGCGGCGTATCATAAAGGGGAAGAGTCAGGAGGAACAAGGAGGGCGCTCATGAACCGGCTGATCGATTGTCGATTTGTCGCCGCAGTTCAGCGCTTCGAGGACGAGGAAGTTCAGATCCGTCTCTTTCATGAAGTGGAACGGGAGGACCTGCCTCTGTTTCGAGAGCGCATTCGCAAGAGATGCTCCCTGCCGCGCCCATGTTTCGACCACCTGATCCGCACCGGGGTGCTGACGCTTGAAGATCCGCAGATGGTGGGGTATGAACCGGGTGACGCCCCGTGCGTCGTCGGGTTTGACATCCATTCACTCGGTCGTCGCGTCCAGTTTGACCTGTGTTTCCACACCAAGTTGGAAGCGTTTTGGCAGGAGAGCAACGTTCGGATTGAAGCTTTGATGCTCGACGAAGATGTGTTTGAAGCGTACACGTACCGCTTGCAAGCGATCTCCCGTTATCTGTACTTGGGTCGGGAGGACAACGTGTTTCGCGCCATCTCCGTGGATGAGAACCACGAGATCGAATTCAAGCAAGACTTTCTCAACTCCAAGGAAAAAATCCTCAAATCGGTCGTCGCCTTCGCCAACACCAACAACGGCAACCTCTATCTCGGCGTCTCCAACGACAAAAAAATCGTCGGCATCGCCCACGAGGTGGCCCGCTACGGCAACGAAGACAAATATCTGCTGGCGATTGCGTCCCTGTTGCACAACCGCATCTACCCGCTGCTCTCGCCGTTTCCCGAGATGCGCGTCGTCACCGTCGGGGGCAAAAAAGTCGTACACATCTGGGTTCCGGTTGGCAATACCATGCATGCTGTGCTAGAATCACTCGGAAGCGGACAGCATCGCCGACGAGTCGCTGTCAAACAAAACAACCAGTCCGTCTGGGTCGATGACCCGTACGATCTCGCGGAATTGTACATCAAACGTCGCATCGGCAACCACGCCGCCGCCAATCTGGGTCTTTTATGAAAAAGAAACCCGACCTCCTTGGAGGAACGGGTTTCCTTTTTTTGCATCAGGAGCGTTTGGGTTTCTGCAGTCGATGGTAGAGCCAGATGAAGAGCAAGGCCATGACCGAATCGAGCACGACGTCGGTCCAACGCGAACTGCGTCCGGGCGTAAACGCTTGGTGCAGTTCGTCGAAGCACGCATAGGCAAAGCAGATCCAAAACGAGGGCAGCACGCGGCGGGTCCATCGGTAGCAGAGGATGCCGAGCACGGAATAGACGATGCAATGCCCCACTTTGTGCAGCCAGAAGTCTGCGTTGAAGATCGTGGGGAGATGGAAAAAGGGATTGTTCGTGGACCAGACCAGATGCCAGTTGATTTTGTGCAGGTCGATCAAATAATGGTGCGGCGTATCGAAGTAGTCGAAAAGTTGCGTGATTATGAGGTCCGGCGTGGCCGACATCAGGAAAATCAGGGCCATCCAAAGTACAACCCAAGGCACGGCGTGCGTCTCCTCTCTAGGTGGGTATACTACCGATTGTCGCATGCGTGTTCTCAAAAGACAAGTAAAGGTGGTCGAACCATGAACCGCACACTCGCAATTCTCTTCGTCCTGCTCGGGGGCGCCTCGTATGGCTTGATTTCCCCGGCGGTGAAGATGGCGTATGACGCCGGTTTTACTCCGGCGGACGTGACGAGCTCGCAGTATTTTGCCGCGATGGCCGTCCTCGTGCTGATTGCGCTGTTCCAAGTGCGCCATCTGCGCGGGATGACGGGGCGCGACCTCGGGCTGTTGGTGTTCCTCGGGGTGCTTTCGACGGGAACTTCTGTGTTTTATTATCTTTCGCTCTCGTATTTGCCCGCTTCTTTGGCGATTGTCTTGCTGTTTCAATTTACGTGGATTGTGATGGTGATCGACTTCCTCGTCGCGCGTGCCAAGCCATCGCGCGTGAAGTGGGTGGCGCTTGGGATGATTTTCTTGGGCACGCTGTTGGCGGTCGATTTGCTTCATGCCCAGTGGGGGGACGTGTCGATGCTGGGGCTGGGACTTGGGTTCCTGTCTTCGATTACATACGGGGCGTTTCTGTATTTCACGGGGTATGTGCGGCAGGGCAGTTCGCCGTTTGCCAACTCGGCGGTGATCGCGGTGGCGTCGACGGCTGTGGCGTTCTTGATCTTCCCGCCGAAGTTCCTCTGGAACGGGAGTTTGGGCGAGGGGCTGTGGTACTGGGCGCTGATCATCGGCGGCTTGGGACAAGTCATCCCGCCGATTTTCTTCAACATCGGGATTCCGAAAATCGGCGGTGCCCTCGCCGCGGTGCTCGGAGCGATCGAGTTGCCGGTGGCGGTGGTGTCGGCGTTCTTGATCTTGCACGAGGAAGTGGTCGGCGTGCAATGGGTCGGGATCTTGCTGATTCTGCTCGGGATTGTCGTGACAGAAGTACGGCTTTTTACAGGCGTTCAAAAAAAGAACCCGGCCACTTGAGGTGGTCGGGTTCTTTTTTTACTTGACGTCGAATTCGGTGGTGTCTTCGACGTTGTAGGGTTGGTGATTGTTCGTGTGGAGCGAGGCTTTGAGCGTGTGGTGGCCGGGGGTGAGGTTGTCCAGTTGGTAGACTTTGTCCTTGACCGCGACTTTGGTCGGGGAGCCGTCGACGAACAGGTGGATGTGGCCTTCGCCCGGGACCGCTGCTTGGGAGTAGTGCTCCGGCGAAATCTTGAAGTTGGTGACGTTGAAGTGGATGGTGGCGTTGTGGCCGTTGACGTCGACGTTCAAGTCGAGCGTCGGTTTGGGGGTTGCGGCGACCGAATCGACGTCGGCCGGTTTCGCGGTGGTGGCCGACGCTTCGTGGTTCTGCATGTCCATGCCCGCCATGTCGTCGATGTTGCCCATGTCATCTCGGTTTTGCGGGGATGAGTCTTTGGAGCATCCCAGAAGCGCGGTGCTCAGTGCGAGGACGGCGAACAGGGCCGTCGCTTTTTTGTGAAGCATGAAAAAACTCCTCCTTGTGCTGCGATTCTCTCAACAGCATGCACAGGGAGGAGTTTTTCTAAACGGGTGTTTACTAGTTCAGTTTCGCCGTTTGTTTGGTGTGGTTGTGGTCCGGGTCGACTTGGTAGGTGATCGTGCCGGTTGCGTCGTCGAGCAGGGCCCAGCCCATGTCGAGATCAACGCTGTAGGAGTCCTCTCGCGGAGAGTAGTATTGGTTCTTGGCGAGGATGTTCTCGTTGTAGGTTTTCGCATCGAACGTGACGGATACGTTGATCAGCGGATCGACGGCGCCGGCTTCGTGTGCCCAACGGGTGAGTTGCTGAAGAAGATCGCTCATGGATTGGGCGTCGATTTCGCCGTTTGCTTTGTAGGGGTTGAAGTCTTTCAGGCGGACTTCGATGTCT contains:
- a CDS encoding DUF6130 family protein; this encodes MLHKKATALFAVLALSTALLGCSKDSSPQNRDDMGNIDDMAGMDMQNHEASATTAKPADVDSVAATPKPTLDLNVDVNGHNATIHFNVTNFKISPEHYSQAAVPGEGHIHLFVDGSPTKVAVKDKVYQLDNLTPGHHTLKASLHTNNHQPYNVEDTTEFDVK